In Rhizobium sp. ZPR4, a genomic segment contains:
- a CDS encoding SMR family transporter, with amino-acid sequence MANASVYAMLLVAIVLEVIGTTALQMSQQFTRLGPTVVLVICYTAAFYCLSVTLRVIPVGIAYAIWSALGIVLISMVGVVLFRQKLDLAAIVGLALIIAGVLVVNLFSKSVSH; translated from the coding sequence ATGGCGAACGCATCGGTCTATGCAATGCTGCTGGTCGCGATCGTGCTTGAAGTGATCGGCACGACGGCATTGCAAATGTCGCAGCAATTCACCCGCCTCGGCCCGACGGTCGTTCTCGTGATTTGTTATACGGCTGCCTTCTATTGTCTTTCGGTAACGTTGCGGGTCATCCCGGTGGGCATCGCCTACGCCATCTGGAGCGCACTCGGCATCGTGCTGATTTCGATGGTGGGCGTGGTGCTTTTCCGGCAGAAACTCGATCTCGCCGCGATCGTCGGCCTCGCATTGATCATCGCCGGCGTGCTCGTCGTCAACCTGTTTTCAAAATCCGTGTCGCACTGA
- a CDS encoding aspartyl/asparaginyl beta-hydroxylase domain-containing protein produces the protein MTESPLSAPAPTSNQSPAPEQTFGTAGIAPMDRPSAMTRFFMGIVSWAESLNLKYAKLGNPPVYDTATFPWAAEIEKDFPAIRAELEKVLLRQSELPTFQDISTDVKTISTDTRWKTFFLLGFGVKSEQNINACPNTWKAVQKIPGLTTAMFSIFEPGKHLPAHRGPYNGVLRLHLGLIVPEPNEKLAIRVDKQVCHWQEGKALIFDDAYEHEAWNHSDKTRVVLFVDFVKPLKFPARFVNWALMNLAIFTPFIKEGLDNHKEWEKKFYAEAEAFRNRPKP, from the coding sequence ATGACGGAGAGTCCCTTGAGCGCACCTGCTCCCACTTCCAACCAATCTCCTGCTCCGGAACAGACTTTCGGCACGGCTGGCATCGCGCCGATGGATCGCCCGAGCGCCATGACGCGCTTCTTCATGGGCATCGTTTCTTGGGCGGAAAGTCTCAATCTGAAATATGCCAAGCTTGGTAATCCGCCGGTCTATGACACCGCGACCTTCCCCTGGGCGGCCGAGATCGAGAAGGATTTTCCCGCCATCCGCGCCGAGTTAGAGAAGGTGTTGCTGCGCCAGAGCGAGCTGCCGACCTTCCAGGATATCTCCACCGACGTGAAGACCATTTCGACTGATACCCGCTGGAAGACCTTTTTCCTTCTTGGCTTCGGCGTGAAGTCCGAGCAGAACATCAATGCATGCCCGAATACCTGGAAAGCCGTGCAGAAGATCCCCGGTCTGACGACGGCGATGTTCTCGATCTTCGAGCCGGGCAAGCATCTTCCGGCCCACCGTGGTCCTTATAACGGCGTGCTGCGCCTGCATCTCGGCCTCATCGTGCCTGAGCCGAACGAGAAGCTCGCGATCCGCGTCGACAAGCAGGTTTGCCACTGGCAGGAAGGCAAGGCGCTGATCTTCGACGATGCCTATGAGCATGAAGCCTGGAACCATTCCGACAAGACCCGCGTCGTGCTCTTCGTCGATTTCGTCAAGCCGCTGAAATTCCCGGCCCGCTTCGTCAACTGGGCCTTGATGAATCTGGCGATCTTCACGCCCTTCATCAAGGAAGGCCTCGACAATCACAAGGAATGGGAAAAGAAGTTCTACGCCGAGGCCGAGGCCTTCAGAAATCGCCCGAAGCCCTGA
- a CDS encoding ThuA domain-containing protein: MTIRAVVWGENIHEQTNKVVAEIYPEGMHNTIAKALNADAGIEATTATLQEPEHGLSEARLKETDVLLWWGHKDHGAVKDEIVERVAKRVWEGMGLIVLHSGHFSKVFKRLMGTPCALKWREAGERERLWVINPRHPIAAGLGEHFELENEEMYGEQFSVPEPLETVFISWFQGGEVFRSGMTWRRGAGNIFYFRPGHETYPTYHNGTVQKVLINSAKWAYNPLGTQANIHDAPNVPVEKALEPIVERGPKLHQAGEAGYR, encoded by the coding sequence ATGACTATTCGTGCCGTCGTTTGGGGCGAGAACATTCATGAGCAGACAAACAAGGTCGTCGCCGAGATCTATCCGGAAGGCATGCACAACACCATTGCCAAGGCGCTGAATGCCGATGCGGGTATCGAGGCAACCACTGCAACGTTGCAGGAGCCGGAACATGGCCTCAGCGAGGCCCGCCTGAAGGAGACCGACGTCCTTCTGTGGTGGGGCCACAAGGACCATGGCGCTGTCAAGGATGAGATCGTCGAGCGTGTCGCAAAGCGCGTGTGGGAAGGCATGGGCCTCATCGTCCTGCATTCGGGCCATTTCTCGAAGGTCTTCAAGCGCCTGATGGGCACGCCCTGCGCGCTGAAGTGGCGCGAGGCCGGCGAGCGCGAACGCTTGTGGGTCATCAACCCCCGCCATCCGATCGCAGCCGGCCTCGGCGAGCATTTCGAGCTTGAGAACGAGGAGATGTACGGCGAGCAGTTCTCCGTTCCGGAGCCGCTGGAAACCGTGTTCATCTCCTGGTTTCAGGGCGGCGAAGTCTTCCGTTCCGGCATGACCTGGCGCCGCGGTGCCGGCAATATCTTCTATTTCCGTCCGGGCCACGAGACCTACCCGACCTATCATAATGGCACGGTCCAGAAGGTTCTGATCAATTCCGCGAAGTGGGCTTACAACCCGCTCGGCACCCAGGCCAACATCCATGATGCGCCGAACGTGCCCGTCGAAAAGGCACTGGAGCCGATCGTCGAACGCGGTCCGAAACTGCACCAAGCCGGCGAAGCCGGTTATCGCTGA
- a CDS encoding Gfo/Idh/MocA family oxidoreductase has translation MRLIVVGTGGMAKNHVEHFARIPGVEIVGAVDTDATRLTAFCDTFDIKKRFSSLDEALAWGEFDAATNVTPDKAHHPTTLPLLAAGKHVLCEKPLAENYEKALEMTEAAERAGVVNMVNLTYRNVAQLQKAREMVISGEIGTVKHVEASYLQSWLVSKAWGDWRSESKWLWRLSTGHGSNGVLGDIGIHILDFAAYGAATDIDHVFARLKTFAKAPGERIGEYTLDANDSFSMSVDFANGALGVVHASRWATGHLNELKLRIYGERGGLEVSHSPNGSELRGCLGDDTETATWRVLEVPPVLTNYQRFAEAVMTGSSQDPSFRHAANLQRVLDLAMVTEVERRELKV, from the coding sequence ATGCGTCTCATAGTAGTTGGCACGGGCGGCATGGCGAAGAACCATGTGGAGCATTTCGCCCGCATTCCTGGCGTCGAAATCGTCGGCGCCGTCGATACGGATGCGACGAGGCTCACCGCCTTCTGCGATACGTTCGATATCAAGAAGCGTTTCTCGTCGCTCGACGAGGCGCTGGCCTGGGGCGAGTTCGATGCGGCGACCAACGTCACGCCGGACAAGGCTCACCATCCGACGACCCTGCCGCTGCTTGCAGCAGGCAAGCATGTTCTCTGCGAGAAGCCGCTCGCGGAGAATTATGAAAAGGCGCTCGAGATGACGGAAGCTGCCGAAAGGGCAGGGGTCGTCAACATGGTCAACCTGACCTATCGCAATGTCGCGCAGCTTCAGAAGGCACGCGAGATGGTGATCTCGGGCGAGATCGGCACGGTCAAGCATGTGGAGGCGTCCTACCTGCAAAGCTGGCTCGTCTCCAAGGCCTGGGGCGACTGGCGCAGCGAGTCCAAGTGGCTTTGGCGTCTGTCGACGGGCCATGGCTCGAACGGCGTTCTCGGCGATATCGGCATCCATATCCTCGACTTCGCCGCCTATGGCGCAGCGACCGATATCGATCACGTCTTCGCCCGGCTGAAGACCTTTGCCAAGGCTCCCGGCGAGCGTATCGGTGAATATACGCTCGACGCGAATGACAGCTTCTCGATGTCGGTCGATTTCGCCAACGGGGCCCTCGGTGTCGTGCATGCGAGCCGTTGGGCAACGGGGCATCTGAACGAGTTGAAGCTTCGCATCTACGGCGAGCGCGGCGGCCTGGAAGTCTCGCACAGCCCGAACGGCTCGGAATTGCGGGGCTGCCTCGGCGATGATACGGAAACGGCGACGTGGCGCGTTCTCGAAGTGCCACCGGTCCTGACCAACTATCAGCGGTTTGCTGAGGCCGTCATGACCGGCAGCAGCCAGGATCCGAGCTTCAGACATGCTGCGAACTTGCAGCGCGTGCTGGATCTTGCCATGGTGACTGAAGTTGAACGGCGCGAACTGAAGGTCTGA
- the crcB gene encoding fluoride efflux transporter CrcB has translation MLYLVVFLGAGLGGAFRLGINELAARLLGIEFPFGTLIINVFGAFIMGLLTEYFAFRGGMSQEVRLFLTTGVLGGFTTFSTFALESVVLWERGQWMPAIAYVALSVFLSIGALIAGLAIVRLIIQAQTA, from the coding sequence GTGCTCTATCTTGTCGTGTTTCTCGGAGCTGGGTTGGGCGGCGCATTCCGTCTCGGTATCAACGAGCTTGCCGCGCGGCTGCTCGGGATAGAATTTCCGTTCGGCACCCTCATCATCAATGTGTTCGGCGCGTTCATCATGGGGTTGCTGACGGAATATTTCGCCTTTCGCGGCGGTATGTCGCAGGAGGTGCGATTGTTTCTGACGACCGGCGTTCTCGGCGGGTTCACGACGTTTTCGACCTTTGCGCTGGAAAGCGTCGTGCTCTGGGAACGTGGCCAATGGATGCCCGCGATAGCCTATGTCGCCCTGTCTGTTTTCCTGTCGATAGGGGCTTTGATAGCAGGGCTTGCAATTGTCCGGCTAATAATTCAGGCTCAAACGGCATAG
- a CDS encoding methyltransferase domain-containing protein: MSTEEKVASHYTHGSLETAILQSLSAEGKDIDNLRIRDLAGVDEFHLGRHAATVDFARDLDLSAGLRLADVGSGLGGPARHFADSYGCIVSGIDLTEEFVQVANSLTARCGLADQVSFRQGSALVLPFESGSFDRATLIHVGMNIEDKARLFGEVRRILKPGGRFGLYEIMQMRDGALPFPMPWAMELETSFVCSPDVYRRLLDEAGMAVELEQDRSALAIRLAHEARAKAAAGGARDQGFRTLMGPRAGERSANVNTSVEAGLLAPIEMIARAM, from the coding sequence ATGTCTACCGAGGAAAAAGTTGCCAGCCACTACACGCACGGATCGCTGGAAACGGCGATCCTGCAAAGCCTTTCGGCTGAGGGCAAAGATATCGACAACTTGCGCATCCGCGACCTTGCGGGTGTTGATGAATTCCATCTGGGGCGACATGCGGCCACAGTGGATTTTGCAAGGGATCTCGATCTTTCTGCCGGCCTGCGGCTTGCCGATGTCGGCTCCGGGCTCGGCGGACCTGCCCGCCATTTTGCCGACTCCTACGGATGCATCGTGTCGGGCATCGATCTCACCGAGGAATTCGTTCAGGTCGCCAATTCGTTGACCGCCCGTTGTGGTCTGGCCGATCAGGTCTCCTTCCGGCAGGGGAGCGCATTGGTATTACCCTTCGAGAGCGGCAGCTTCGATCGCGCGACGCTCATTCACGTCGGCATGAACATCGAGGACAAGGCGAGGCTGTTCGGAGAGGTCAGGCGCATTCTCAAGCCAGGCGGCCGTTTCGGTCTTTATGAGATCATGCAGATGCGCGATGGCGCCTTGCCCTTTCCGATGCCTTGGGCGATGGAGCTGGAGACGAGTTTCGTCTGCAGTCCCGATGTCTATCGCCGTCTGCTTGACGAAGCTGGCATGGCGGTGGAACTGGAACAGGATCGCAGTGCCCTGGCGATCCGGCTGGCACATGAGGCGCGCGCCAAGGCTGCGGCGGGCGGAGCGCGGGACCAGGGATTTCGCACGCTGATGGGGCCGCGGGCAGGGGAGCGAAGCGCCAACGTCAACACGTCGGTCGAAGCCGGCCTGCTTGCGCCGATCGAGATGATTGCGCGGGCAATGTGA
- a CDS encoding voltage-gated chloride channel family protein: MSASAYFHHRFQQFRSLFKWIALVVPMAAVVGSLCALFLWGLDRATETRFDHPWLIFLMPVAGFLMVLVYQHFGRGSEGGNNLIVDQIHEPGGGVPLRMAPFILVSTVLTHLVGGSAGREGTAVQLGGSIASAFAKVFRLSHAEVRILLMAGIAAGFGAVFGTPIAGAVFALEVLTIGRMQYEALIPSLAAAIAADWTCHAWGIEHIQYKIGYLAGTPASTFHLDALLLIKVGIAGVIFGLMARSFSEVSHAASAAFKWFCAYAPLRPVIASTILIGLVYLLGTREYLGLGVWSPNPGDATILGFFDPAHVDYWSWFWKAAFTIVTLSAGFKGGEVTPLFFIGAALGNALAAILGAPADLFAGLGFVAVFAGATNTPLACMIMGIELFGATHTVYLAVACFLAYICSGHTSIYLSQRLGIAKSAASGDIPADMPLRHIRERGVETRRENIHKIEKV; the protein is encoded by the coding sequence ATGTCCGCATCTGCATATTTTCATCATCGCTTTCAACAATTTCGCAGTCTGTTCAAGTGGATAGCTCTCGTCGTCCCGATGGCGGCCGTGGTCGGCTCGCTCTGCGCCCTGTTCCTGTGGGGTCTCGACCGGGCGACTGAGACGCGCTTCGACCATCCCTGGCTGATCTTCCTGATGCCGGTTGCCGGTTTCCTGATGGTGCTGGTTTACCAGCACTTCGGCCGCGGATCTGAGGGTGGTAACAATCTGATCGTCGACCAGATCCATGAGCCCGGCGGCGGTGTGCCGCTGCGCATGGCACCTTTCATCCTGGTCTCGACGGTCCTGACGCATCTGGTTGGCGGTTCTGCCGGGCGTGAAGGGACGGCGGTGCAGCTTGGCGGCAGCATTGCCAGCGCTTTTGCAAAGGTGTTCCGTCTCAGTCATGCCGAAGTCCGCATTCTCCTCATGGCGGGTATCGCCGCGGGCTTCGGCGCAGTCTTCGGCACGCCGATCGCCGGCGCCGTTTTCGCCCTCGAAGTCCTGACGATCGGACGGATGCAATATGAGGCTCTGATCCCGAGCCTTGCGGCAGCGATCGCCGCTGACTGGACCTGCCATGCCTGGGGCATCGAGCATATCCAGTATAAGATCGGTTATCTCGCAGGGACGCCAGCCAGCACCTTCCATCTCGATGCGCTGCTGCTCATCAAGGTCGGCATTGCCGGTGTGATCTTCGGCCTGATGGCGCGCTCGTTCAGCGAGGTCTCGCATGCCGCATCGGCCGCATTCAAGTGGTTCTGCGCCTATGCGCCGCTCAGGCCGGTCATCGCCAGCACGATCTTGATCGGTCTCGTCTATCTTCTCGGCACGCGCGAGTATCTCGGGCTCGGCGTGTGGTCACCCAATCCTGGGGATGCGACGATCCTTGGCTTCTTCGATCCCGCTCATGTCGATTATTGGAGCTGGTTCTGGAAAGCTGCCTTCACGATCGTGACATTAAGTGCCGGCTTCAAGGGCGGAGAAGTGACGCCCTTGTTCTTCATCGGTGCTGCGCTCGGCAATGCACTTGCGGCCATTCTCGGCGCGCCGGCCGATCTCTTCGCGGGGTTGGGTTTCGTCGCCGTCTTTGCCGGTGCCACCAATACGCCGCTTGCCTGCATGATCATGGGCATCGAGCTTTTCGGCGCGACGCATACCGTCTACCTTGCCGTCGCCTGCTTCCTTGCCTATATCTGCAGCGGCCATACCAGCATCTATCTGTCGCAGCGGCTCGGCATCGCCAAGAGCGCGGCCTCGGGAGATATCCCGGCCGATATGCCACTTCGCCATATTCGCGAACGCGGCGTGGAGACGCGGCGGGAAAATATCCATAAGATCGAAAAGGTTTGA